One Methylophilus sp. TWE2 DNA segment encodes these proteins:
- a CDS encoding class I SAM-dependent methyltransferase, whose translation MHSVKLSAEALPSQAWMQRLLPKRLWAQALLIQCVSMLLLTSLAGSVINSVFAFELHSLGIPLDSLWCWLLLHICMVSLLAKLAGMPVWWRWIHVIFPLAVVFMQQVALPAGVYFAGFIMTLALYWSVYNTRVPFYPSFPSTWRAMHRILEQHADDHSLKVLDIGSGIGDIAMFLAKQRIHDDVSGIEIAPLPWAISAVRAIFSGTSVKFTLGDYRQLDFAELDVVFAYLSPAVMNDVWQKVQQEMQPGSLFVSSEFPVPDVHASRIIYPAVNAPALYVYQIG comes from the coding sequence ATGCATTCAGTAAAACTCTCGGCAGAGGCGTTACCATCCCAAGCATGGATGCAGCGTCTCTTGCCAAAAAGATTATGGGCGCAGGCCTTGCTGATCCAGTGTGTGAGTATGCTGTTGTTGACGAGCCTCGCAGGCAGCGTCATCAACAGCGTATTTGCGTTTGAGTTGCATAGCCTGGGGATTCCTCTGGATTCCCTCTGGTGCTGGCTGTTGTTGCATATATGCATGGTCAGCCTACTGGCAAAATTAGCCGGTATGCCGGTGTGGTGGCGCTGGATCCATGTCATTTTCCCGCTGGCTGTCGTGTTCATGCAGCAGGTCGCATTGCCTGCTGGTGTGTATTTTGCCGGGTTTATCATGACCCTGGCGCTTTACTGGTCAGTGTATAACACCCGCGTTCCGTTTTATCCCTCTTTTCCGTCCACCTGGCGAGCCATGCACCGTATCTTGGAGCAACATGCGGATGATCACTCACTGAAAGTACTGGATATTGGTAGTGGCATCGGCGATATTGCCATGTTTCTCGCCAAACAGCGTATTCACGATGATGTCTCAGGCATCGAAATTGCACCATTACCGTGGGCCATCAGTGCTGTACGGGCCATCTTTTCAGGTACCAGTGTCAAGTTTACGTTGGGTGACTACCGCCAACTGGATTTTGCAGAATTAGACGTGGTCTTTGCCTATCTTTCGCCTGCGGTCATGAACGACGTCTGGCAAAAAGTACAACAAGAGATGCAGCCAGGCAGTTTGTTTGTCAGTTCTGAGTTTCCGGTGCCTGATGTCCATGCTAGTCGAATCATTTACCCTGCCGTCAACGCACCAGCCTTGTACGTTTATCAAATAGGCTAA
- the motA gene encoding flagellar motor stator protein MotA, with product MFVIIGYVVVCGMIFGGYALAGGHLGALWQPLEVMMIFGGAFGAFIVGNDSKAIKATMKSIPTLFKGSKYNKQLYMDLLALLFEILTKIRKDGLMSIEKDIEDPESSALFSKYPSIQHDHHLIEFICDYLRLMVSGNMDAFQVENLMDNELETHHMEGHVPAHCIAKLGDGLPAFGIVAAVMGVVHTMENVALPPAELGILIAHALVGTFLGILLAYGFIGPLSGLLEQKLEESSKSFQTVKVVLLASLNGYAPPIAVEFGRKVLYSTERPGFTELEEHVKQAKSK from the coding sequence ATGTTTGTCATCATTGGATACGTAGTCGTTTGTGGCATGATTTTTGGGGGTTATGCACTGGCCGGTGGACACTTGGGCGCATTGTGGCAGCCGCTGGAGGTCATGATGATTTTCGGTGGTGCGTTTGGTGCCTTTATTGTCGGTAATGACAGTAAAGCGATCAAGGCCACCATGAAATCAATCCCAACCTTGTTTAAAGGTTCCAAATATAACAAACAGCTCTATATGGATTTACTAGCCTTGCTGTTTGAAATCCTGACCAAAATCCGCAAGGATGGGCTGATGTCGATTGAAAAAGACATTGAGGATCCTGAATCCAGTGCCTTGTTCAGTAAATATCCCTCCATCCAGCACGACCATCACCTGATTGAGTTCATTTGCGATTACCTTCGCCTGATGGTGTCAGGCAATATGGATGCCTTCCAGGTCGAAAACCTGATGGATAACGAACTGGAAACGCACCATATGGAAGGCCATGTACCCGCGCATTGTATTGCCAAACTGGGTGACGGTTTGCCAGCGTTTGGTATCGTGGCTGCGGTGATGGGGGTGGTACACACCATGGAAAACGTGGCGTTGCCACCCGCTGAGCTAGGTATCCTGATTGCCCATGCGCTGGTAGGGACTTTCCTCGGTATTTTACTGGCATATGGTTTTATTGGTCCCTTGTCCGGTTTGCTGGAACAGAAGCTGGAAGAATCCAGCAAGAGTTTCCAGACCGTTAAAGTTGTATTGCTGGCTAGCCTGAATGGCTATGCGCCACCGATTGCAGTGGAATTCGGCCGCAAAGTATTGTACTCAACCGAGCGCCCTGGCTTTACCGAGCTCGAAGAGCACGTCAAACAGGCCAAATCCAAGTAA
- the flhB gene encoding flagellar biosynthesis protein FlhB, with protein sequence MAAEDSDMEKTEDASPKRLEKAREDGDVPRSRELAACAVLFTSGMAIMMLSRPMGDAMKNVLRQGLSIDRAMAFEPQLLIVHMVKVIEQAMWAFLPLAVIIVSVAVAAPILVGGWVMSQKSVVPNFGKLNPMKGLANLFSKNSLVELVKSIAKTVLVASVGYAIVKKDLQPMLGLSQMPLEASISTVRDYMVTGFLTIASALVLIAVIDVPYQLYQYAQKHKMTKQELKDESKESEGSPEIKGRIRQQQREMARRRMMSNVPQADVVITNPTHYAVAIRYKEGENGAPVVVAKGADVIAQKIKEIAAEHQVMTLESPKLARALYAHAELEREIPQTLYSAVAEILAYVFQLRVFNQHGGVRPVMPVNVPVPDALDPHALNAAPATAAEIE encoded by the coding sequence ATGGCAGCTGAAGACAGCGATATGGAAAAAACCGAAGACGCGTCCCCCAAGCGATTGGAGAAGGCACGCGAAGACGGCGATGTTCCCCGGTCGCGCGAATTGGCTGCGTGTGCTGTGCTGTTTACCAGTGGTATGGCGATCATGATGTTGAGCCGCCCCATGGGGGATGCCATGAAGAATGTATTGCGGCAAGGTCTGAGCATAGACCGGGCCATGGCATTTGAACCGCAGCTGTTGATCGTACATATGGTGAAAGTGATTGAGCAGGCGATGTGGGCTTTTCTACCACTGGCAGTGATTATTGTTTCTGTGGCGGTGGCTGCCCCTATTCTGGTCGGCGGCTGGGTAATGTCACAGAAGTCTGTGGTGCCTAATTTTGGCAAACTGAACCCAATGAAGGGACTGGCTAACCTGTTCTCCAAGAACTCACTGGTTGAATTAGTGAAATCGATTGCTAAAACAGTGCTGGTGGCCTCGGTCGGTTATGCAATCGTCAAGAAAGACTTGCAGCCGATGCTGGGGTTGTCCCAGATGCCGTTGGAAGCCAGTATCAGCACTGTGCGCGATTATATGGTCACCGGATTTCTGACCATCGCTTCTGCATTAGTACTCATTGCCGTGATTGATGTGCCCTACCAGCTTTATCAATATGCACAGAAACACAAAATGACCAAACAGGAACTCAAGGATGAGTCCAAGGAATCTGAAGGTAGCCCTGAGATTAAAGGTCGTATCCGCCAACAACAACGCGAGATGGCCCGCAGAAGAATGATGAGTAACGTACCGCAGGCTGATGTGGTGATTACCAACCCAACCCACTACGCGGTCGCGATACGTTATAAAGAAGGTGAAAACGGTGCCCCTGTTGTGGTGGCCAAAGGGGCGGATGTGATTGCCCAAAAAATCAAGGAAATTGCTGCTGAACATCAAGTCATGACCTTGGAATCCCCAAAACTGGCACGTGCCTTGTATGCCCATGCCGAATTGGAGCGCGAGATTCCACAAACGTTGTATTCAGCGGTGGCTGAAATTCTGGCCTATGTGTTTCAACTGCGTGTATTCAATCAGCATGGTGGTGTGCGTCCGGTCATGCCGGTTAATGTACCAGTACCAGATGCATTGGATCCACATGCATTGAATGCCGCGCCTGCGACTGCAGCCGAGATTGAGTAA
- a CDS encoding response regulator — MAKTILTVDDSGSLRQMVAFSLKAAGYDVVQAVDGQDGLNKAKEKTVDLVLTDQNMPVMDGLTLITNLRTLASYQRVPILMLTTESSDEMKAKGKAAGANGWLVKPFDPKRLIEVVQKVIGA; from the coding sequence ATGGCGAAAACAATTTTAACAGTAGACGACTCCGGATCATTGCGTCAGATGGTGGCTTTTAGCCTAAAGGCCGCCGGCTATGATGTTGTGCAGGCAGTGGATGGCCAGGATGGCCTGAACAAGGCCAAAGAGAAAACCGTGGACCTGGTGTTGACTGACCAAAACATGCCGGTCATGGATGGCCTGACACTGATCACCAATTTACGTACGCTGGCGTCTTACCAACGCGTGCCTATCCTGATGCTGACTACCGAGTCTTCTGATGAGATGAAGGCCAAAGGTAAAGCTGCCGGCGCCAACGGCTGGCTGGTCAAGCCTTTTGACCCAAAACGCCTGATTGAGGTTGTACAAAAAGTAATCGGTGCTTAG
- the flhD gene encoding flagellar transcriptional regulator FlhD, with amino-acid sequence MNMQNDLLAEIKDANLNYLMLAQQLIRADKATAIFRLGINKEIADLLENLTNLQLLKLCNTNMLLTRFRFDDSEILGMLTSYAKDPAQAHLHTAVLMSAQAAESTI; translated from the coding sequence ATGAACATGCAAAACGATTTACTCGCTGAAATCAAGGATGCCAACCTGAACTACCTGATGTTGGCCCAACAACTGATCCGCGCTGACAAAGCGACTGCCATCTTCCGCCTTGGTATTAATAAGGAAATCGCAGACCTGTTGGAAAACCTGACTAACTTGCAACTCCTTAAACTCTGTAACACCAATATGTTGCTGACTCGCTTCCGTTTTGATGATAGCGAAATCCTGGGCATGTTGACCAGCTACGCCAAAGACCCAGCCCAAGCGCACTTGCACACAGCAGTGTTGATGTCTGCCCAGGCTGCAGAATCTACTATATAA
- the cheA gene encoding chemotaxis protein CheA: MTVDMSQFYEVFFDEAEELLAEAEHLLLSIDVESPDNEQLNAIFRAAHSIKGGAATFGFMDMAEITHVLENLLDKIRKNEMALTTEHVDAFLAAKDVIKMQVDGHRHGSEVNAEQVSDVSMMLKSLSEGNSAIPADPVIAASTPEPEVLVVATEKPALTITDEEKAKGITLYDVGLPQVTERDLVNLKDELALLGEVAAYQRGENAHALLVKTDSSADDIVSICSFIVDADALVIQVAGETAVTAETAPPATAPAAVAVEAATPAADADVGYGFFDDDPIIKTAEGTADDGKVKVAEEMGYGLFAENGQEQQEEGYGFFAPFKPHPDAPKAQMIGDDNAAAALTKAKEEVAAAPVAAAPAAQEERRNQSRRESDKPAATQNAESSSIRVGIEKVDQLINLVGELVITQAMIEQRVNALDPMDNEALINSVSQLTRNTRDLQESVMSIRMMPMDFVFSRFPRMVRDLAGKLGKKVDFVTSGATTELDKSLIERIVDPLTHLVRNSVDHGIEKPEVRKQMGKAENGTLTLSAAHKGGSIVIEVTDDGGGLNRDRILAKAASNGLPVNESMTDAEVYNLIFAPGFSTAEVVTDVSGRGVGMDVVKRNITAMGGNIEIRSALGYGTTISISLPLTLAILDGMSVSLDKSVYVVPLNLIVETLQPRAEDLKTVTGEGLMVHVRGEYLPIIALHALFNHPTQITNPTDGVLLILEADGKKSALFVDRLVGQQQVVIKSLETNFKRIPGVSGATIMGDGSVALILDVPAIIQMGQTTNYVTGGVAFSSQNYPTSKNHINA, translated from the coding sequence ATGACAGTGGATATGAGCCAGTTTTATGAGGTGTTCTTTGACGAGGCCGAAGAGTTATTGGCTGAAGCAGAACACCTGTTGCTGAGTATTGACGTAGAGTCTCCTGATAATGAGCAATTAAACGCTATTTTCAGGGCGGCACACTCCATCAAGGGGGGCGCTGCGACTTTTGGTTTTATGGACATGGCGGAAATTACCCATGTGCTGGAAAACCTGCTGGATAAAATCCGTAAGAATGAAATGGCGCTGACCACAGAACACGTCGATGCCTTTTTAGCCGCCAAGGATGTGATCAAAATGCAGGTTGACGGCCATCGCCATGGTTCTGAAGTCAATGCTGAGCAAGTGAGTGATGTTTCCATGATGCTCAAATCACTGTCGGAAGGTAACAGTGCGATTCCTGCCGACCCGGTGATTGCTGCCTCTACGCCAGAACCTGAAGTACTCGTCGTCGCCACTGAAAAACCCGCACTGACGATTACAGATGAAGAAAAAGCAAAAGGCATTACCCTGTATGACGTTGGCTTACCTCAGGTGACTGAAAGAGACTTGGTCAATCTGAAGGATGAGCTGGCCTTGCTGGGTGAAGTCGCCGCCTATCAACGTGGTGAGAATGCGCATGCATTACTGGTGAAAACCGATTCCAGCGCTGATGATATCGTCTCTATTTGCTCCTTTATTGTAGATGCCGATGCCCTAGTGATCCAGGTGGCTGGTGAAACAGCAGTTACGGCTGAAACTGCACCGCCAGCGACTGCCCCGGCCGCAGTGGCTGTGGAGGCCGCCACTCCGGCAGCAGACGCCGATGTTGGCTATGGTTTCTTTGATGATGACCCTATTATCAAAACGGCTGAAGGCACTGCCGATGATGGTAAAGTAAAAGTGGCGGAAGAAATGGGCTATGGCCTGTTTGCCGAAAATGGCCAGGAGCAGCAAGAAGAGGGATATGGTTTCTTCGCCCCATTCAAGCCACATCCTGATGCACCCAAAGCGCAAATGATTGGTGATGACAATGCCGCCGCTGCGTTGACTAAAGCGAAAGAAGAGGTCGCAGCCGCACCTGTGGCAGCAGCACCTGCTGCACAGGAAGAGCGCCGCAACCAGTCCCGTCGCGAGTCTGACAAACCTGCCGCTACCCAAAATGCTGAAAGCAGCTCTATCCGTGTGGGCATCGAAAAAGTTGACCAGTTGATTAACCTGGTGGGCGAACTGGTGATTACACAAGCCATGATTGAGCAACGTGTCAATGCGCTGGATCCTATGGATAACGAAGCGCTGATCAATAGCGTGAGCCAGCTCACTCGTAACACGCGTGACCTGCAAGAGTCTGTCATGTCTATTCGTATGATGCCCATGGATTTCGTGTTTTCACGCTTTCCACGCATGGTGCGTGACCTGGCTGGCAAACTCGGCAAAAAAGTGGATTTCGTCACCAGTGGTGCAACCACAGAGCTGGATAAGAGCTTGATTGAACGTATCGTGGATCCATTGACCCACCTGGTACGTAACAGTGTCGACCATGGCATTGAAAAACCTGAAGTGCGTAAACAGATGGGCAAAGCAGAGAACGGAACGCTGACCCTGTCTGCCGCACATAAAGGCGGTAGCATTGTGATTGAAGTGACGGATGATGGTGGCGGCTTGAACCGCGATAGAATCCTGGCTAAGGCCGCTTCCAATGGCCTGCCTGTCAACGAAAGCATGACAGATGCAGAAGTATATAACCTGATTTTTGCACCAGGGTTCTCTACCGCAGAAGTGGTGACTGACGTTTCGGGCCGAGGTGTGGGCATGGATGTCGTGAAACGGAATATTACTGCCATGGGCGGCAATATCGAGATCCGTTCTGCATTGGGCTATGGCACAACCATTTCGATCTCATTGCCGTTAACACTGGCAATCTTGGACGGCATGTCCGTTTCTCTGGACAAGAGTGTCTACGTCGTGCCTTTAAACCTGATTGTAGAAACACTGCAGCCTCGCGCCGAGGACCTGAAAACGGTGACTGGCGAAGGCCTGATGGTGCACGTGCGTGGGGAATATCTGCCGATTATTGCCTTGCATGCCTTGTTTAATCACCCGACCCAGATCACCAACCCGACCGATGGTGTGTTGTTGATCCTGGAAGCAGATGGCAAAAAATCTGCCTTGTTTGTCGACCGACTGGTCGGCCAACAGCAAGTGGTGATCAAGAGCCTGGAAACCAACTTCAAACGTATTCCCGGCGTCTCTGGCGCTACCATCATGGGCGACGGTTCAGTCGCACTGATCCTGGATGTCCCGGCGATCATCCAAATGGGGCAAACCACGAATTACGTGACTGGTGGCGTTGCTTTTTCCAGCCAGAATTACCCAACCTCAAAAAATCACATCAATGCATAA
- a CDS encoding chemotaxis protein CheW, with protein sequence MSTTTEMNNALSGNAGSGLKTAAGEYLTFVLGSEQYGIEILKVQEIRGYDAVTQIANMPSFIKGVINLRGKIVPIVDLRIKFNLGKVEYNEFTVVIILNLNGRIVGIVVDGVSDVRELREEHLREVPSLVTRIDTKYIVGLATIEQEMLILVDIEKLMTSDEMQLIDSAVH encoded by the coding sequence ATGAGCACTACGACAGAAATGAACAATGCCTTAAGCGGTAACGCAGGCAGCGGCCTGAAAACAGCCGCTGGCGAGTACCTGACCTTTGTCCTGGGCAGCGAACAATATGGTATCGAGATTCTCAAGGTACAGGAAATTCGCGGCTATGATGCAGTCACCCAGATCGCCAACATGCCTTCGTTTATCAAGGGCGTCATTAACTTGCGCGGCAAGATCGTGCCGATTGTTGACCTGCGTATCAAGTTTAACTTGGGCAAGGTCGAATATAACGAATTCACCGTGGTGATTATCCTCAACCTCAATGGCCGCATTGTTGGCATTGTGGTGGATGGCGTGTCCGATGTCCGTGAGTTACGTGAGGAGCACTTACGTGAAGTGCCTTCACTGGTGACCCGCATAGACACAAAATACATCGTTGGATTGGCAACCATTGAGCAAGAAATGCTGATCCTGGTTGACATCGAGAAACTGATGACCAGTGATGAAATGCAACTGATAGATAGCGCGGTACATTAA
- the flhC gene encoding flagellar transcriptional regulator FlhC: MQKKSVVNEAEQIQLAMQMIELGARLQLLESQTTLSRERLIKLYKEMKGVSPPKGMLPFSTDWFLTWQPNIHSSIFYNIYRFMVEYAGVDGIQAIIKAYTLYIQQVQNPDPAQQDEPVLSLTRAWTLVRFIESKMLTTKVCHCCGGQYIVNSYDLNQNYVCNLCHVPSRAGKTKKAKELSYKLVSMTA; the protein is encoded by the coding sequence ATGCAAAAGAAGAGTGTAGTCAACGAGGCTGAACAAATTCAACTGGCCATGCAAATGATTGAACTGGGCGCACGCCTGCAACTGCTGGAATCACAAACCACTTTGTCACGTGAGCGTTTGATCAAGCTGTACAAAGAGATGAAAGGCGTTTCTCCACCTAAAGGCATGTTGCCATTCTCTACTGACTGGTTTTTGACCTGGCAGCCTAATATCCACTCTTCAATTTTCTATAACATCTACCGCTTTATGGTGGAGTACGCTGGCGTAGACGGTATCCAGGCCATCATTAAAGCCTACACCCTGTATATACAGCAAGTACAAAATCCTGATCCAGCCCAACAAGACGAACCAGTATTATCACTGACCCGTGCCTGGACGCTGGTACGTTTTATCGAAAGCAAAATGCTGACAACCAAAGTCTGTCATTGCTGTGGCGGTCAATACATCGTCAACAGCTACGACCTGAATCAGAACTATGTATGCAACCTGTGCCACGTGCCTTCACGTGCCGGCAAAACCAAAAAAGCCAAAGAACTCAGCTACAAACTGGTGTCTATGACTGCTTAA
- the flhA gene encoding flagellar biosynthesis protein FlhA, protein MNNWQQWMGKLDGRAVAAPLIIVLLLAMMILPLPAIMLDVFFTFNIALSILVLMIGLQTTKPLDFIAFPTVLLMTTMLRLALNVASTRVVLTEGHAGPDAAGKVIEAFGHFLIGGNYAVGIVVFVILTIINFTVITKGAGRIAEVGARFTLDAMPGKQMAIDADLNAGLIGEDEARRRRKEVGQESEFYGAMDGASKYVRGDAIAGIMIILINIVGGLIVGMVQHDLSFGDAVKNYTMLAIGDGLVAQIPSLVISIAAGVVVSRVANNEDIGGQLITQLFENPRVLTITAGIIGGIGLIPGMPHLAFLGLGGLLGGMAYSVKQKQEKAKQQAILEPKAEDKLVPASEAEEATWNDVLPVDTIGLEVGYRLIPLVDKGQGGELLKRIKGIRKKFAQEIGFLAPTVHIRDNLTLKPNAYRITMKGVEMATGESNYSQMLAIDPGAVTGELEGAKTTDPAFGLPAVWIEPERKEYAQSLGYTVVDAGTVIATHLNHIISLNAGELLGRQEVQQLLDHLGKDSNKLIEEIVPKMITLSSLQKVLQNLLNEGVHIRDMRSILETIADHAQYTQDANDLTAMVRIKLGRAIVQDLFPYSNEITAMTLDGQLEKMLLQALQNNQSSQSVIEPGIAERLSQQTEVAARQQEQMGLTPVLLVAAPLRQALSRFLRRTVPHLRVLSHDELPDNKSIRVTSLIGAQ, encoded by the coding sequence ATGAACAACTGGCAACAATGGATGGGAAAACTGGATGGCCGCGCAGTCGCGGCACCACTCATTATTGTATTGCTGTTGGCCATGATGATCCTGCCGTTACCGGCCATCATGCTCGATGTGTTCTTCACTTTTAATATTGCGCTGTCTATCCTGGTACTGATGATAGGCTTGCAAACCACCAAGCCACTAGACTTTATCGCCTTCCCTACCGTGTTGCTGATGACCACCATGCTGCGTCTGGCATTGAATGTTGCTTCTACCCGTGTAGTACTGACTGAAGGCCACGCCGGACCGGATGCCGCTGGTAAAGTCATTGAGGCATTTGGTCACTTCCTGATCGGCGGTAACTACGCGGTTGGTATCGTGGTGTTTGTGATTTTGACCATTATCAACTTTACCGTGATCACTAAAGGTGCTGGTCGTATTGCTGAAGTGGGCGCACGTTTCACCTTGGACGCAATGCCAGGTAAACAAATGGCGATTGACGCTGACCTGAATGCCGGCCTGATTGGTGAAGATGAAGCCCGTCGCCGCCGTAAAGAAGTTGGCCAGGAATCCGAATTCTATGGCGCCATGGATGGTGCCAGTAAATATGTACGTGGTGACGCGATTGCTGGCATCATGATCATCCTGATCAATATTGTGGGTGGCCTGATTGTCGGTATGGTGCAGCATGACCTTAGTTTTGGCGATGCAGTTAAAAACTATACCATGCTGGCGATTGGTGACGGCCTGGTGGCCCAGATTCCTTCGCTGGTGATTTCTATCGCTGCCGGTGTGGTGGTTTCCCGTGTAGCCAACAATGAAGATATCGGCGGCCAGTTGATTACTCAATTGTTTGAGAATCCACGCGTCTTGACTATCACTGCGGGCATCATCGGCGGTATCGGCCTGATTCCAGGCATGCCTCACCTGGCGTTCCTGGGCTTGGGTGGCTTACTCGGTGGCATGGCCTATTCTGTCAAACAAAAACAAGAAAAAGCCAAACAACAGGCTATTCTGGAGCCTAAAGCAGAAGACAAGCTGGTCCCAGCCAGTGAAGCCGAAGAAGCGACCTGGAACGATGTGCTGCCTGTAGATACCATTGGACTCGAAGTGGGTTATCGTTTGATTCCACTGGTTGACAAAGGCCAGGGGGGCGAGCTGCTCAAGCGCATTAAAGGTATCCGCAAGAAATTCGCCCAGGAAATCGGCTTTTTGGCGCCTACAGTGCACATCCGTGACAACCTGACATTGAAACCGAATGCGTATCGCATCACGATGAAAGGTGTGGAAATGGCCACGGGTGAATCCAACTATAGCCAGATGCTGGCGATTGACCCAGGTGCCGTGACCGGCGAGCTGGAAGGCGCTAAAACCACCGACCCGGCTTTTGGCCTGCCAGCAGTATGGATTGAGCCTGAACGCAAAGAATATGCGCAAAGCCTGGGCTATACGGTAGTAGATGCTGGCACTGTGATTGCCACCCACCTGAACCATATCATTTCACTGAATGCCGGTGAACTGCTGGGCCGTCAGGAAGTGCAACAACTGTTAGATCATTTAGGCAAGGATTCCAACAAACTGATTGAGGAAATCGTCCCCAAAATGATCACTCTCTCCAGCCTGCAGAAAGTACTACAAAACCTGCTCAACGAAGGCGTGCATATTCGCGATATGCGCTCCATCCTGGAAACGATTGCCGACCACGCACAATATACACAGGATGCCAACGACCTGACCGCCATGGTGCGTATCAAGCTCGGCCGTGCCATTGTGCAAGACCTGTTCCCATACAGCAATGAAATTACCGCCATGACGTTGGATGGACAGCTTGAGAAAATGTTACTGCAAGCCTTGCAAAACAATCAGTCCAGCCAAAGTGTGATTGAACCTGGCATTGCCGAGAGACTGTCACAACAGACAGAAGTGGCAGCCAGACAACAAGAGCAAATGGGCCTGACGCCGGTATTACTGGTCGCTGCCCCACTACGCCAGGCTTTATCCAGATTTTTAAGAAGAACTGTCCCGCATCTCAGAGTGTTGTCACATGACGAGCTGCCAGACAACAAATCCATTCGTGTCACCAGTTTAATCGGAGCGCAATAA
- the motB gene encoding flagellar motor protein MotB — translation MAEERIAPIIVKKIKKNGGGHHGGAWKIAYADFVTAMMAFFLLMWLLGSTSKAQKEGIAEYFQTPLHMVLMGPSLGQSDSALRNTGGKDVTKKQGQVKPVEGDPGKLKTVKIEDVKEALKQAEKVKLEALKAKIEQAIEDNPTLQQFKSQLKLDITSEGLRVQIIDEQNRPMFENAKAELQPYAKTILREIGKTLNGVDNKISLSGHTDAAAYAHGDQGYSNWELSADRANASRRELIAGGMDETKLMRVVGLGSAIMMDKENPFNPINRRISLIVMNKETEEDLLKDNEQISVSEQDKSQVEALQKKPE, via the coding sequence ATGGCTGAAGAACGTATTGCCCCGATTATCGTTAAGAAGATCAAAAAGAACGGCGGCGGCCATCACGGTGGTGCCTGGAAGATTGCCTATGCCGACTTTGTTACAGCGATGATGGCGTTTTTTTTGCTGATGTGGCTACTAGGCTCAACTTCGAAAGCGCAAAAAGAGGGCATTGCTGAATACTTTCAAACGCCTTTGCACATGGTACTCATGGGCCCGTCACTGGGCCAGAGTGACTCGGCATTGAGAAATACGGGTGGTAAGGATGTCACCAAGAAACAAGGCCAGGTGAAACCGGTAGAAGGCGATCCGGGCAAACTCAAGACTGTCAAAATTGAAGATGTTAAAGAAGCGTTGAAGCAAGCCGAAAAAGTCAAACTGGAAGCACTCAAGGCCAAAATCGAGCAGGCGATTGAAGATAACCCGACGCTGCAACAGTTCAAGTCCCAACTCAAGCTGGATATCACCAGTGAAGGTTTGCGCGTACAGATCATTGACGAGCAGAACCGTCCCATGTTTGAAAACGCCAAAGCGGAATTGCAGCCTTACGCCAAAACAATTTTGCGTGAAATTGGCAAAACCCTGAACGGGGTAGATAACAAAATCAGCCTGTCTGGCCACACCGATGCAGCAGCTTATGCGCATGGAGATCAGGGCTACAGTAACTGGGAATTGTCAGCGGACCGGGCCAATGCCTCTCGACGCGAGTTGATTGCGGGAGGCATGGATGAAACCAAACTCATGCGGGTAGTCGGCCTGGGTTCAGCCATCATGATGGATAAGGAAAATCCGTTTAACCCGATTAATCGGCGTATCAGTCTCATCGTCATGAACAAAGAAACCGAAGAGGACTTGCTCAAGGATAACGAACAGATTTCTGTGAGTGAACAGGATAAATCGCAGGTGGAAGCATTGCAGAAAAAACCGGAATAG